In one Novosphingopyxis iocasae genomic region, the following are encoded:
- a CDS encoding GNAT family N-acetyltransferase, giving the protein MFAITERLLLRPPWPEDAAAIFEAANDERLVRNLARLPWPYRPNDADFYCKMAAADPLPHLLIFDRTIERPRLIGTCGLDETEGRIALGYWIRHDAWNKGYATEAGRALVAMGRALGYRRLTATHFVDNPASGAVLRKIGFRDTGRIEARWSEGRQSRAPARHFEWLASDVEADMELEKRPEAA; this is encoded by the coding sequence ATGTTTGCGATTACCGAAAGGCTTTTGTTGCGGCCCCCATGGCCGGAAGATGCGGCTGCGATTTTCGAGGCGGCCAATGACGAGCGGCTGGTCCGCAATCTGGCCCGCCTGCCCTGGCCCTATCGCCCCAACGATGCCGACTTCTATTGCAAGATGGCTGCTGCCGATCCCCTGCCCCATCTGCTGATCTTCGATCGCACGATCGAGCGTCCGCGGTTGATCGGCACCTGCGGCCTGGATGAAACGGAAGGCCGGATCGCGCTGGGATACTGGATCCGGCACGATGCCTGGAACAAGGGCTATGCCACAGAAGCAGGCCGCGCGCTGGTCGCGATGGGCCGCGCGCTCGGCTATCGGCGTCTGACGGCCACCCATTTCGTCGACAACCCGGCCTCGGGCGCGGTTCTGCGCAAGATCGGCTTTCGGGATACCGGGCGGATCGAGGCACGGTGGAGCGAAGGCCGCCAAAGCCGCGCGCCGGCACGGCACTTCGAATGGCTGGCAAGCGACGTCGAAGCCGACATGGAATTGGAGAAGCGACCGGAAGCCGCCTGA
- a CDS encoding metal-dependent hydrolase, with protein MALAVLKNFFRGSDIGAPADLAITPRDRRFGRQSVDQLRWWNGGDPFGTAFYNALSATFPLGEAFFVESVKAFRDGVPDRLAREVRAFTQQEVMHSREHLAFNRRASQAGYDLSRLEKRVEDQLALTADRPKIASLMVTIALEHFTAIMAHEALKNPAHFADAEQETADLWRWHAIEEIEHKGVAFDVWRHAARDWSPFKRWRLRSISMLLTTFLFIRYRVSGMLDLLAQDGITGPRAWWGLARFALVRPGMVRNIALPWLAYFRPGFHPWQQDDRALIDLTESDYAAAVSARAEPATSI; from the coding sequence ATGGCTCTCGCAGTTTTGAAGAACTTTTTTCGCGGCAGCGATATCGGAGCACCAGCGGATCTTGCGATCACGCCGCGCGATCGACGCTTTGGTCGCCAATCGGTCGATCAGCTAAGGTGGTGGAACGGGGGAGACCCTTTTGGCACGGCGTTCTACAATGCCCTGTCGGCCACGTTCCCGCTGGGCGAAGCGTTCTTCGTGGAAAGCGTCAAGGCGTTCCGCGACGGCGTGCCCGATCGGCTGGCCCGTGAAGTCCGCGCTTTCACCCAGCAGGAGGTGATGCACAGCCGTGAGCATCTGGCCTTCAACCGCCGCGCATCGCAGGCCGGCTATGATCTATCCCGTCTGGAAAAGCGCGTGGAGGATCAGCTGGCTCTTACCGCCGACCGCCCGAAGATCGCGTCGTTGATGGTCACCATCGCGCTGGAGCATTTTACGGCGATCATGGCGCATGAAGCTCTCAAAAATCCGGCGCATTTCGCGGATGCCGAGCAGGAAACGGCAGATTTATGGCGTTGGCATGCGATCGAGGAGATCGAACATAAGGGCGTTGCCTTCGATGTCTGGCGGCACGCGGCGCGCGACTGGTCGCCATTCAAGCGCTGGCGCCTGCGCAGCATTTCGATGCTGCTCACCACCTTCCTGTTTATACGCTATCGCGTGAGCGGAATGCTCGATCTGCTGGCCCAGGATGGTATCACCGGTCCGCGCGCCTGGTGGGGCCTCGCTCGCTTCGCGCTGGTGCGCCCCGGCATGGTCCGTAATATTGCGCTGCCGTGGCTCGCTTATTTCCGGCCCGGCTTTCATCCCTGGCAACAGGACGACCGCGCGTTGATCGATCTGACAGAGAGCGACTATGCCGCCGCGGTTTCCGCGCGGGCTGAGCCCGCTACAAGCATCTGA
- the rpmA gene encoding 50S ribosomal protein L27: protein MAHKKAGGSSRNGRDSAGKRLGVKKFGGEQVVGGNIIMRQRGTKIYPGTNVGLGKDHTLFALTEGRVRFHGGKLGRKYVSVDMAAEAAE from the coding sequence ATGGCACATAAGAAAGCAGGCGGTTCGTCGCGCAACGGTCGCGACTCAGCAGGTAAGCGTCTTGGCGTGAAGAAGTTCGGCGGCGAGCAGGTCGTCGGCGGCAACATCATCATGCGCCAGCGCGGCACCAAGATTTATCCGGGCACCAATGTTGGTCTCGGCAAGGATCACACGCTTTTCGCCCTTACCGAGGGCCGAGTCCGATTCCATGGCGGCAAGCTTGGCCGCAAATATGTGTCGGTAGACATGGCCGCCGAAGCGGCAGAATAA
- a CDS encoding metal-dependent hydrolase: protein MRHWLGGDPVATSFFNSLSVVFPKGEAFFIECIRPWQRRAGEKLGVEIREFIRQEALHGREHVAFNRGIIAGGYDVSALEAVVDDVIDAVRGKHAIARLTYTMCFEHLTAILSSATLKNEAMMERAEPEMRRIWSWHAVEEIEHKGVCFDTWMLATEDWSPARRYWTRCLALALISVGFVKNRIRGQIHLLRQDGWSARKSLPAILRCAFAKNGLGRAALGDWIKFFKPGFHPWQIDDRDLIPMGESVFADAASPAPAAQPVKEHEPQQIAHAA from the coding sequence ATGCGCCATTGGCTAGGAGGTGATCCGGTCGCAACGTCATTTTTCAACTCGCTATCGGTAGTTTTTCCGAAGGGCGAGGCGTTCTTCATCGAGTGTATCCGCCCATGGCAGCGGCGCGCGGGCGAAAAGCTTGGTGTGGAAATTCGCGAATTTATCCGTCAGGAGGCGCTCCACGGGCGTGAGCATGTCGCCTTCAACCGCGGGATCATCGCCGGCGGGTATGATGTCAGCGCACTCGAAGCCGTTGTCGACGACGTGATCGATGCCGTGCGCGGCAAGCATGCGATCGCCCGGCTAACCTACACCATGTGCTTTGAACATCTGACGGCGATCCTTTCGTCAGCCACCTTGAAAAACGAGGCAATGATGGAGCGGGCCGAACCGGAAATGCGCCGGATATGGTCCTGGCACGCGGTGGAAGAAATCGAGCATAAGGGCGTCTGCTTCGATACCTGGATGCTGGCGACCGAGGACTGGTCGCCCGCGCGGCGCTATTGGACACGCTGCCTCGCGCTGGCGCTCATTTCCGTCGGCTTCGTGAAAAACCGGATTCGCGGTCAGATTCATCTGCTGCGTCAGGATGGCTGGAGTGCGCGTAAATCGCTGCCTGCCATCCTGCGCTGCGCCTTCGCGAAGAATGGGCTGGGCCGCGCGGCCTTGGGTGACTGGATCAAGTTCTTCAAGCCCGGCTTTCACCCCTGGCAGATCGATGATCGCGATCTGATTCCCATGGGCGAATCCGTGTTTGCCGATGCCGCCAGCCCGGCGCCCGCGGCCCAACCTGTCAAAGAGCACGAACCGCAGCAGATCGCGCACGCAGCCTGA
- a CDS encoding TetR/AcrR family transcriptional regulator, giving the protein MSSLPRRRLSPEESRLVALEAAREILLESGPQAVTLKAVATRIGKTHANLLHHFGSASGLQRALATFHARSICETIAATVLKTRAGTATSRDIVDLTFDAFDQEGGGALAAWMLASGNEDALDPIVESIHDLVDQLSLAPLIGEELQESTLALVLMALGDALMGGPLASSLGLPRSRARDLAEARLDAIVERWRAIDLQD; this is encoded by the coding sequence ATAAGCTCTCTGCCCCGCCGTCGTCTGAGCCCGGAGGAAAGTCGCCTCGTCGCATTGGAAGCGGCCCGAGAAATTCTTCTGGAGAGCGGCCCACAGGCCGTCACGCTCAAGGCGGTGGCGACGCGGATCGGTAAGACACACGCCAATTTGCTCCACCATTTCGGCAGCGCATCCGGGCTCCAGCGCGCACTCGCGACTTTCCACGCCCGCTCGATCTGCGAGACCATTGCCGCGACGGTCCTGAAAACGCGGGCTGGCACGGCCACATCGCGTGATATTGTCGATCTTACCTTCGATGCGTTCGATCAGGAAGGCGGCGGTGCACTGGCCGCGTGGATGCTGGCATCAGGCAATGAGGACGCGCTCGATCCGATCGTCGAATCGATCCATGATCTGGTCGATCAGCTCAGTCTGGCGCCCCTGATCGGCGAAGAGCTTCAGGAAAGCACGCTGGCACTGGTCCTGATGGCATTGGGCGATGCGCTGATGGGCGGCCCACTGGCGTCCTCACTGGGTCTGCCGCGCAGCCGCGCCCGCGACCTCGCCGAAGCGCGCCTCGACGCCATTGTCGAGCGCTGGCGCGCGATAGACTTGCAAGACTAA
- the rplU gene encoding 50S ribosomal protein L21 encodes MFAIVRTGGKQYRVAAGDKIAVEKLSGEAGDSVTLDDVLMAGEGADLKDVSKLSVGARIIAQDKTDKVIVFKKRRRHNYRRKQGHRQQVTLLEILSIGDEKAAPKKAAAAKSSDEAKPAKAAADKATPKKATAEGKGKAETVTKQAPSENAAKNEEKEG; translated from the coding sequence ATGTTCGCGATCGTGCGCACGGGCGGCAAGCAATATCGCGTAGCCGCCGGAGACAAAATTGCCGTCGAAAAGCTGTCCGGTGAAGCCGGTGACAGCGTAACGCTGGACGATGTCCTGATGGCCGGCGAAGGTGCCGACCTTAAGGATGTGTCGAAGCTGAGCGTCGGTGCGCGCATCATTGCGCAGGACAAGACCGACAAGGTCATCGTTTTCAAGAAGCGCCGCCGGCACAATTATCGCCGCAAGCAGGGCCACCGTCAGCAGGTTACCCTGCTGGAGATCCTGTCGATCGGTGATGAGAAGGCCGCGCCGAAGAAGGCCGCTGCTGCCAAGTCCAGTGACGAAGCCAAGCCCGCCAAGGCCGCTGCCGACAAGGCAACGCCGAAGAAGGCGACCGCCGAGGGCAAGGGCAAGGCTGAGACCGTGACCAAGCAGGCGCCGTCCGAGAACGCTGCGAAGAACGAAGAAAAGGAAGGCTGA